In one window of Pelosinus sp. IPA-1 DNA:
- a CDS encoding STAS domain-containing protein, with translation MEKHIDISEENVVVTLDGRMHDEDAELLGKELFRYIDQGYSTFIIDMAGLQYIDSTGMGILIAINKQTQQTGGSITLAGLRGTVNELFEVTRLKKVFKIQE, from the coding sequence ATGGAAAAGCACATTGATATTTCAGAAGAGAATGTTGTGGTGACCTTAGACGGACGGATGCATGATGAGGATGCAGAACTTTTGGGGAAGGAACTTTTCAGATACATAGATCAAGGCTACAGTACTTTTATAATCGATATGGCTGGTTTACAATACATTGATAGTACAGGGATGGGGATTTTAATCGCCATTAACAAACAGACGCAGCAAACTGGCGGGAGCATTACATTAGCAGGCCTACGGGGTACGGTTAATGAATTATTTGAGGTAACTCGGTTGAAAAAAGTCTTCAAAATACAAGAATAA
- a CDS encoding PAS domain S-box protein, translated as MPFFTSFKRNVTTMKKTYLGFFMVILLMVMVSLYAYRNTLKESDALEWNIHSYKVLDESGLLLLSLLNMENGMRGFAVTGFEPFLDSFIQDNAEFKAHLDIAKSLTRDNPVQQMRLEQLQEVAEQWQTYETNLITLRREVETGKIPMSEVIHFMQTMQGKVHMSKMRRLLSEFNAEEQMLLEQRAEVLRENERLTRRTILMGSITAAVLAGLFALLITGELKDKRESQERIRKQSQMLDLSHNNIIIFTLEGYIKYWNHGAEVRYGLSKEEAIGQIINDLLQTVYPKPFEDIMEELLIKGYWEGEVIDTGKDGKTKIVKCHWTLERDSLGHPVSIFEVSYDITEQRAAEEGLRQSEVRFKECIDNVHDRYTFFEAVRDESGTIVDFICQFVNRSECQAYGTEREELIGKSMLVIWPGVIGKVFDEYCQVCETGKSLIDEQFFYQDDQHQHLSGIYARQVIKLGDGVAISARDITEKKRYEEELRSLNAELESKVLERTSNLQDLNAVLEEEIAERQAAEESLTENRDILAISEARYRGLFEHMHNAFTYRKVVVDDTGRPIDLIFTEVNYVFEKMIGKKAVEIVGKRWTEVVPGIENDSINWIEVLGNVALTGQSTTIEGYSDISEKYYQIFAYSPAPDCVAAITVDNTDRKRAAEELKESRERYEALLKQSSEAIAVVDYDTKSVIEINEAYSRMFGYSLEEIQELGVSDFVIANLDEISTMNLDLLENGSWPAKIRHYKRKDGEVIYVERIGSLIRHRGKQLILLSYRDITEQQKLQSVIQDQVELAGVVQKSLLPTDYQDDKLTIKTIFQPLTLVSGDFYGYRWSKDGTQLHGYVIDVTGHGMATALHTSAISSLLNQLMENEEVWTEDIMVGLNKNLLSYFQDFTFVALIAFTLDFAKKELRCISGGINYILSSTRKQMGVITIPGIYLGVTQDAEFETIAMPIQYGDTFYFMTDGIFERLPKEIVDNAFRFNDTVQSLEGIAKDGKNHDDCSALCIQIKGEELFPIFFEISNPSERHLAQCRINQILDQLVGEKNPKIEVALGEAIMNGAQHGGNISVKINKIGKNIIMRVRDDGNGFPGNTVAKQFAQIGNEIFDRLLTAESGRGIPLMLAWTDKLLYNRQGNEVMLIKSLE; from the coding sequence ATGCCTTTCTTTACTTCTTTCAAAAGAAATGTTACGACCATGAAAAAAACGTATTTAGGATTTTTCATGGTCATATTATTAATGGTTATGGTTAGTCTTTATGCTTATCGTAATACCCTCAAGGAATCAGATGCTTTGGAATGGAACATTCATAGTTATAAGGTATTAGATGAGTCGGGTTTGCTACTTCTAAGCCTTCTTAATATGGAGAACGGAATGAGGGGGTTTGCTGTTACTGGTTTTGAGCCATTTTTAGACTCCTTTATACAAGACAATGCTGAGTTTAAAGCACATCTTGACATTGCAAAATCCCTAACCCGCGATAATCCTGTACAGCAAATGCGATTAGAACAGCTGCAAGAAGTCGCCGAGCAGTGGCAAACCTATGAAACCAATCTTATTACTTTACGACGTGAAGTTGAAACGGGTAAAATTCCGATGAGTGAAGTGATCCATTTCATGCAGACTATGCAAGGAAAGGTTCATATGAGTAAGATGCGAAGGCTGCTATCAGAATTTAATGCTGAAGAGCAGATGTTACTTGAACAAAGAGCTGAGGTACTTCGTGAAAATGAACGTTTGACAAGACGGACGATCTTAATGGGGAGTATTACAGCTGCGGTACTTGCAGGCTTATTTGCTTTACTAATTACTGGAGAATTAAAGGACAAGAGAGAAAGTCAAGAACGGATTCGTAAGCAGTCTCAAATGCTGGATCTAAGTCATAATAATATAATTATCTTTACCTTGGAAGGCTATATAAAGTATTGGAATCATGGGGCGGAAGTGCGTTACGGTTTATCAAAAGAGGAAGCTATAGGCCAAATAATAAATGATTTATTACAAACCGTTTACCCGAAACCTTTCGAAGATATTATGGAAGAATTACTGATAAAGGGATATTGGGAAGGGGAAGTAATTGATACAGGAAAAGATGGTAAGACAAAAATTGTTAAGTGTCATTGGACATTAGAACGTGATTCTTTGGGTCATCCTGTATCGATTTTTGAAGTCAGTTACGATATAACAGAACAAAGGGCAGCCGAAGAAGGTTTGCGGCAAAGTGAAGTTCGTTTTAAAGAGTGTATTGATAATGTTCATGATCGCTACACCTTTTTTGAGGCAGTAAGGGATGAGTCTGGTACAATTGTGGATTTTATTTGCCAATTTGTAAACCGATCGGAATGCCAGGCCTATGGTACGGAAAGAGAAGAGTTGATTGGTAAATCAATGCTTGTCATATGGCCCGGCGTAATCGGTAAGGTCTTCGATGAATATTGTCAGGTTTGCGAGACGGGTAAGTCTTTGATAGACGAGCAGTTCTTTTATCAGGATGATCAACATCAACATCTTAGTGGTATCTATGCGAGACAGGTGATTAAACTAGGAGATGGAGTAGCAATTAGTGCCCGTGATATCACGGAAAAGAAAAGGTATGAAGAAGAGCTGAGGTCCTTAAATGCTGAATTAGAAAGTAAAGTTCTTGAGAGAACTTCCAACTTACAAGATCTCAATGCTGTGCTAGAAGAGGAGATTGCTGAAAGACAAGCAGCTGAAGAATCACTCACTGAAAATCGCGATATACTTGCTATCAGTGAAGCAAGGTATCGAGGGTTATTTGAACATATGCATAATGCATTCACCTACCGTAAAGTAGTTGTTGATGACACGGGCAGGCCTATTGATCTTATCTTTACGGAAGTCAATTATGTCTTTGAAAAAATGATTGGTAAAAAGGCTGTTGAGATCGTTGGTAAACGATGGACGGAAGTTGTTCCTGGGATTGAGAACGATTCAATTAACTGGATAGAAGTTCTTGGTAATGTGGCGTTGACCGGTCAATCCACTACAATTGAAGGGTACTCCGATATTTCTGAAAAGTATTATCAAATATTTGCCTATAGTCCTGCGCCAGATTGTGTAGCAGCCATTACTGTTGATAATACGGATAGAAAGCGGGCAGCAGAGGAGCTAAAGGAAAGTCGAGAAAGGTATGAAGCACTGCTAAAACAATCTTCTGAAGCCATTGCTGTTGTAGATTACGATACGAAATCTGTCATTGAGATCAATGAGGCTTATTCAAGAATGTTTGGTTACTCTTTGGAAGAAATACAGGAGTTAGGTGTATCTGATTTTGTTATAGCGAATCTTGATGAAATCAGCACCATGAATCTTGATCTATTAGAGAACGGGTCCTGGCCAGCAAAAATTCGCCATTATAAACGTAAAGATGGGGAAGTTATCTACGTAGAACGGATAGGGTCATTAATCCGCCACCGTGGTAAACAACTCATTTTATTGTCTTATCGTGATATTACAGAACAGCAAAAATTGCAGTCGGTGATTCAAGATCAGGTAGAGTTGGCTGGTGTTGTTCAAAAATCATTGCTACCAACTGACTATCAAGATGATAAACTAACGATTAAAACAATATTTCAGCCTTTAACTCTTGTAAGTGGTGATTTTTACGGCTATCGTTGGTCAAAAGATGGCACTCAATTACACGGATATGTAATTGATGTAACTGGCCATGGTATGGCTACTGCTTTACATACTTCTGCTATCAGCAGCTTGCTCAATCAGCTAATGGAAAATGAGGAGGTATGGACAGAGGATATAATGGTAGGTCTCAACAAAAATTTACTTTCCTATTTCCAAGATTTCACCTTCGTTGCTCTGATAGCCTTTACTTTAGACTTTGCCAAGAAAGAACTGCGATGCATATCAGGAGGAATTAATTACATATTGTCTTCTACACGAAAGCAGATGGGTGTAATAACAATTCCAGGTATCTATCTAGGGGTGACACAAGATGCTGAGTTTGAGACCATCGCTATGCCTATCCAGTATGGCGATACCTTCTATTTTATGACAGATGGCATTTTTGAAAGGTTGCCTAAGGAGATAGTGGATAATGCATTCCGATTTAATGATACTGTTCAATCATTAGAGGGAATTGCTAAAGATGGCAAAAATCATGATGATTGTTCGGCTCTTTGTATCCAAATTAAAGGCGAGGAACTTTTTCCAATATTTTTTGAGATATCTAATCCTAGTGAACGCCATCTTGCCCAATGCCGTATTAATCAAATACTAGACCAACTTGTTGGCGAAAAGAACCCTAAAATAGAAGTGGCCCTTGGTGAAGCAATTATGAATGGGGCTCAGCATGGAGGGAATATTTCTGTAAAGATTAATAAAATTGGAAAAAATATTATTATGCGGGTGCGAGATGATGGAAATGGTTTCCCCGGCAATACAGTGGCCAAGCAATTTGCACAAATTGGTAATGAAATTTTTGATAGACTGTTAACAGCCGAAAGTGGTCGAGGTATTCCTCTCATGTTAGCGTGGACAGATAAATTACTTTATAACCGGCAAGGCAATGAAGTTATGTTAATAAAGTCTTTGGAATAA